A genomic region of Palaemon carinicauda isolate YSFRI2023 chromosome 22, ASM3689809v2, whole genome shotgun sequence contains the following coding sequences:
- the LOC137616584 gene encoding uncharacterized protein yields MFSTMNETYLPSDHMTPLLPPLHEENHAVDEIQSSLQDEVSYSPDEKGTNDWTLCQANFCSKYFNNYRTGHTLCHCHALCNYKGFYNPRNCQTCMAILDTLPMAKDKNEALQSLTAWVTEFSKNTFGRPSGYHYFWHQDDSEVMDIYSPEPSGEKWEASSPEAEELLYEPVAGPSTDSHLHSNHMLGDDLSPESMLSISQFICSSFSDSSEEPSSSSDYSWAEAVSDLGPINCQSDSSCSLTVSPELDRVSTASTNAVPKLPQQGSQDISSTFTKVTRSSPLACPVQKPNQMSSCQTGQSQKYTLPLYPTTHYKQASSANLAFKNKVPVIVQAEVHQPNFKQKEDSLLFNHHDVTASAGHRKFVGQTLVNLTGKFHTKVSNLGILGWSEASEVMIFIQEDSHLFTFPKTFDLLLLVGKFTPDAANDQLRTSHTLLDSKILDLEWTARQTIFDSLSILGIIEGLTATDKEKSWSKALQKLAKMQLQRLVAATGAFLKARLALRRAALPGCSLENPYVQSLLSSTPWSVGPFGAQEVSELHLISAKLNQSVGSLLRLPS; encoded by the exons GTTTTCTACTATGAATGAGACCTATCTACCAAGTGATCATATGACACCGCTCTTGCCTCCTTTGCATGAAG AAAACCATGCAGTAGATGAAATTCAGTCATCATTACAGGATGAGGTCAGTTATAGCCCTGATGAAAAGGGTACCAATGACTGGACCCTCTGTCAAGCAAATTTTTGTAGCAAATATTTCAACAACTATAGGACGGGACATACACTCTGCCACTGTCATGCactgtgtaattataagggcttttacAACCCTAGAAACTGCCAAACATGTATGGCTATTTTGGATACTCTTCCAATGGCAAAGGACAAAAATGAAGCCCTACAATCTCTCACTGCATGGGTGACAGAATTTTCCAAAAATACATTTGGGAGGCCTTCTGGGTACCATTATTTTTGGCATCAAGACGATAGTGAAGTTATGGATATTTATTCACCTGAGCCATCGGGTGAGAAGTGGGAAGCATCATCCCCTGAAGCAGAAGAACTGCTCTATGAACCTGTAGCTGGTCCTTCAACAGACAGTCATCTCCATAGCAATCATATGCTGGGAGATGACTTGTCTCCAGAATCTATGCTTAGTATTTCACAGTTcatttgctcttcattttctgATAGCTCAGAAGAACCAAGTTCTAGTTCAGATTATTCTTGGGCTGAAGCAGTGTCAGACCTTGGTCCAATAAACTGTCAATCTGACTCATCTTGTTCTCTTACAGTGTCCCCTGAGCTAGACCGTGTGAGCACAGCCTCCACTAATGCGGTACCAAAGCTTCCACAGCAGGGCTCCCAAGACATATCTTCTACCTTCACAAAGGTGACTAGATCCTCACCCTTAGCCTGTCCTGTACAAAAACCTAATCAGATGTCATCATGCCAGACTGGGCAAAGCCAAAAATACACTCTACCCTTGTATCCTACAACTCATTACAAACAGGCTTCCAGTGCAAATCTAGCATTCAAAAATAAGGTACCAGTGATTGTTCAAGCAGAAGTACATCAGCCTAATTTCAAACAAAAGGAAGATTCTTTGTTATTCAATCACCATGATGTGACAGCCAGTGCTGGACATCGAAAATTTGTTGGGCAAACTCTTGTCAATCTAACTGGGAAGTTCCACACTAAAGTTTCTAATCTAGGCATCTTAGGTTGGAGTGAGGCATCAGAGGTCATGATTTTTATACAAGAAGATAGCCACCTGTTCACCTTCCCAAAGACCTTTGATCTTTTGCTCTTAGTGGGCAAATTTACGCCAGATGCTGCCAATGACCAGTTGAGGACCTCTCACACCCTCCTTGATAGTAAGATTTTAGACCTGGAATGGACAGCACGGCAGACTATATTTGATAGTTTGTCAATCCTTGGTATCATAGAGGGTTTGACTGCCACAGATAAAGAAAAGTCTTGGTCTAAAGCTCTTCAAAAACTTGCAAAGATGCAACTACAACGACTCGTAGCAGCTACTGGAGCCTTTCTTAAAGCCAGACTGGCATTACGAAGAGCAGCACTACCCGGCTGTAGCTTGGAAAACCCATATGTACAATCTTTGCTAAGCTCAACACCTTGGAGTGTGGGTCCATTTGGAGCACAAGAGGTCTCAGAACTTCACCTCATATCTGCAAAACTAAACCAGTCAGTGGGATCACTCCTGCGGCTTCCATCTTAA